The Schizosaccharomyces pombe strain 972h- genome assembly, chromosome: I genome contains a region encoding:
- the mst1 gene encoding histone acetyltransferase, KAT5 family Mst1 has translation MSNDVDDESKIETKSYEAKDIVYKSKVFAFKDGEYRKAEILMIQKRTRGVVYYVHYNDYNKRLDEWITIDNIDLSKGIEYPPPEKPKKAHGKGKSSKRPKAVDRRRSITAPSKTEPSTPSTEKPEPSTPSGESDHGSNAGNESLPLLEEDHKPESLSKEQEVERLRFSGSMVQNPHEIARIRNINKICIGDHEIEPWYFSPYPKEFSEVDIVYICSFCFCYYGSERQFQRHREKCTLQHPPGNEIYRDDYISFFEIDGRKQRTWCRNICLLSKLFLDHKMLYYDVDPFLFYCMCRRDEYGCHLVGYFSKEKESSENYNLACILTLPQYQRHGYGKLLIQFSYELTKREHKHGSPEKPLSDLGLISYRAYWAEQIINLVLGMRTETTIDELANKTSMTTNDVLHTLQALNMLKYYKGQFIICISDGIEQQYERLKNKKRRRINGDLLADWQPPVFHPSQLRFGW, from the coding sequence ATGTCGAATGATGTTGATGATGAGTCCAAGATTGAAACAAAGTCTTATGAGGCTAAAGACATAGTTTATAAATCCAAAGTCTTTGCATTTAAGGATGGAGAATATCGAAAGGCGGAGATTTTAatgattcaaaaaagaactaGAGGCGTCGTCTACTATGTACACTATAATGACTACAATAAACGTTTAGATGAATGGATTACAATagataatattgatttaTCGAAAGGAATTGAGTATCCACCGCCGGAGAAGCCAAAAAAGGCTCatggaaaaggaaaatccTCAAAACGTCCAAAAGCTGTTGACAGACGACGATCGATTACAGCACCTTCAAAAACTGAGCCTTCGACGCCTTCTACGGAGAAACCTGAACCATCCACCCCTTCTGGAGAAAGTGATCATGGATCAAATGCCGGGAATGAAAGTTTACCGTTATTGGAGGAAGACCACAAGCCCGAAAGTCTTTCAAAAGAACAAGAAGTAGAAAGGTTACGGTTCAGTGGCTCAATGGTTCAAAATCCTCACGAAATAGCTCGAATTCgtaatataaacaaaatttgcatAGGAGATCATGAAATTGAACCTTGGTACTTCTCACCGTACCCTAAAGAATTTTCGGAAGTAGATATAGTTTATATTTGCAGTTTTTGTTTCTGCTATTACGGATCTGAGCGACAATTTCAAAGACACCGCGAAAAATGTACATTGCAGCATCCACCCGGAAATGAAATATACCGTGATGACTATATAtccttttttgaaattgatggAAGAAAGCAACGTACATGGTGTAGGAATATTTGTCTTTTGTCCAAACTTTTTCTGGATCACAAAATGCTTTACTATGATGTTGATccctttttgttttactgTATGTGTCGCCGCGATGAATATGGATGTCACTTGGTAGGATATTtctcaaaagaaaaagagtCCTCCGAAAATTACAACCTTGCTTGTATCTTAACTTTACCTCAATACCAAAGACATGGTTATGGCAAGTTACTCATACAATTTTCTTATGAATTGACCAAGCGTGAGCACAAACACGGCTCACCTGAAAAACCACTTTCTGATTTGGGGTTGATTAGTTATCGAGCGTATTGGGCTGAACAAATCATCAACCTTGTGCTTGGAATGCGAACTGAAACCACTATTGACGAATTAGCCAACAAAACTTCAATGACTACTAATGATGTGCTACATACACTTCAAGCACTAAATATGCTTAAATATTACAAAGGTCAATTTATTATCTGTATTTCAGATGGAATTGAGCAACAATACGAAAGAttgaagaacaaaaaaagaagaaggatCAATGGAGATTTGTTGGCAGATTGGCAACCTCCTGTTTTTCACCCTTCCCAACTACGATTTGGATGGTAA
- the slm1 gene encoding cytoskeletal signaling protein, with amino-acid sequence MELSGKSEFPTRTEIPNQASNGDAVPNTDAYMGLCNSLTYRFEGWRHLVENLIAFFKQLESTSKNNAKEYMKLSKVIVHPYKDANVFEEHGIQDIFAALRDQTAAIASDSEQISIQLPGTIINILELLREDLREHCKKIAAEGTKGVKVVEKQRAETQKYLSLLDRALLPWRASSPPTVNIKNDPFIVDRQVLNCLARQVQEENNHSVAVAQLQEFSFRFEQNLIAKIKDTVKQFEGMMNQTHVKAINHLQEVVRVSEAQTLAGEWTGYAKREPEFIHGSVPPRSVDAIKYPGKNDQPTVPIMAGYLIRKTSFLKKKQRGFYAFTHSGYLYEFKSSDSLQDPEPEFALYIPDCLIGRPSEKKPKFKITGKDATKKIFGARNDYAFRASNNTELMRWWEALNTHIANVNYIQPLSNANGPSAVSDSDDDDDDPNDFRPAVERQSSTMNTRMSQPSSAVNTNRSYGSEQIPSYADSQGNSGANNNFIYNASATGHNAWNV; translated from the coding sequence ATGGAACTTTCAGGGAAATCGGAATTTCCAACCAGGACGGAGATTCCAAACCAGGCTTCAAACGGAGATGCAGTCCCAAACACAGACGCATATATGGGACTTTGCAACTCCTTGACTTATCGGTTTGAAGGATGGAGACATTTGGTGGAAAATCTGATTGCATTCTTTAAGCAATTAGAGTCAACGTCAAAAAACAATGCAAAGGAGTATATGAAATTGAGCAAAGTTATTGTCCATCCTTACAAAGATGCTAATGTATTTGAAGAACACGGAATTCAAGATATTTTTGCAGCGCTTCGAGACCAAACGGCTGCCATCGCTTCGGATAGCGAGCAAATATCTATCCAGTTGCCAGGTACTATCATCAATATATTAGAACTTCTTCGTGAAGACCTTCGTGAACACTGTAAGAAAATCGCAGCGGAAGGTACAAAAGGTGTGAAAGTAGTTGAAAAGCAGCGTGCGGAAACTCAAAAGTATCTTTCCTTACTAGATCGGGCTCTTTTACCATGGAGAGCATCCAGTCCACCTACTGTAAACATTAAGAACGACCCTTTTATTGTAGATAGACAAGTGCTAAACTGTTTGGCTCGACAAGTTCAAGAAGAGAACAATCACTCCGTAGCAGTGGCACAGCTTCaagaattttcttttcgtttCGAGCAAAACCTTATcgcaaaaattaaagacACGGTTAAGCAGTTTGAGGGCATGATGAATCAAACCCATGTCAAAGCTATTAATCACCTCCAAGAAGTTGTTCGCGTATCAGAAGCACAAACCCTTGCTGGCGAGTGGACCGGATACGCAAAGCGTGAGCCGGAATTTATTCATGGCTCTGTTCCCCCCCGCAGCGTTGATGCTATAAAATATCCTGGTAAGAATGACCAACCCACTGTACCTATCATGGCTGGTTATTTAATTCGTAAaacaagttttttaaagaaaaaacaaagaggTTTTTATGCCTTTACACATTCTGGCTATCTTTACGAATTTAAATCTTCTGATTCACTTCAAGATCCTGAACCCGAATTCGCCCTTTACATACCTGATTGTCTGATCGGTCGCCCTTCTGAGAAGAAACCCAAGTTTAAAATAACTGGCAAGGATGCTactaagaaaatttttggcGCGCGAAACGATTACGCGTTTCGCGCTTCTAACAACACCGAACTAATGAGATGGTGGGAAGCGTTGAATACCCATATTGCTAATGTGAACTATATACAACCTTTAAGCAACGCAAATGGTCCATCAGCTGTTTCCGACagtgatgatgatgatgatgatcCAAATGACTTCCGTCCAGCCGTCGAGCGTCAAAGTTCTACGATGAATACCCGTATGTCGCAACCAAGCTCTGCTGTCAATACAAATCGAAGTTATGGTTCGGAACAAATTCCCTCATACGCAGATAGCCAAGGAAATTCTGGCGCCAACAACAACTTTATTTACAACGCTAGTGCTACTGGTCATAATGCTTGGAATGTATAA